The Streptomyces sp. NBC_01454 genome includes a window with the following:
- a CDS encoding amino acid adenylation domain-containing protein: MNARARLAGRPWPGVAEQIARWCATAPLAPAVVQGGRTWTYGELEAAAGAIATALQAQLPGPGRVVAVTGPRGFATVAAWVAVLATRSVLLPVDPGLASAQSARMVSLAGADLVLALDGARVPTAEGATVLLLDSGQLGPGGGLPQGEPPQPEEPGYVFFTSGSTGQPKAILGRHRSLAHFLTWLRTALHVQPGDRIGHLAGVGFDVTLREVLLPLSAGATLCLPPPAPLPPGQALAWLADNRITLLHAVPTVARAWLHATDGRLQLPLLRAVLFSGEPLTDTLVARWRTHLDYRGEIINQYGPTETTLIRCWHRVEDPVPGIQPLGRPIPGSEAWAEDPPGTRVPPGAPGEIVLRTMYGTSGYLRASEEEDARFTFGPDGEVIYRTGDLGHMDADGTLHFHGRRDDQVKIYGVRVHLHAVEAVLEAQPGIHQAAVTAQADADGGAPRLTAHLVLAPGCDAIPGGLRAALLQDLPAAAVPARFLTVDALPRTNSSGKLDRSRLTNPSPSGS; the protein is encoded by the coding sequence GTGAACGCCCGGGCACGTCTGGCCGGGCGGCCGTGGCCGGGCGTCGCCGAGCAGATAGCCCGCTGGTGCGCCACGGCCCCACTGGCACCCGCCGTCGTCCAAGGCGGCCGGACGTGGACCTACGGCGAACTCGAAGCCGCCGCCGGAGCCATCGCCACCGCCCTGCAGGCGCAGTTGCCCGGCCCCGGCCGAGTGGTCGCTGTGACGGGGCCCCGCGGCTTCGCGACCGTCGCGGCCTGGGTGGCGGTGCTGGCGACGCGGAGTGTGCTCCTGCCTGTCGACCCCGGGCTGGCGTCCGCGCAGAGCGCGAGGATGGTAAGCCTGGCCGGCGCCGATCTTGTCCTCGCGCTCGACGGCGCCCGCGTCCCTACAGCGGAGGGTGCGACCGTCCTGCTGCTGGACAGTGGTCAACTCGGCCCCGGCGGGGGGCTTCCCCAGGGGGAGCCACCGCAGCCCGAGGAACCGGGCTACGTGTTCTTCACCTCCGGCAGCACCGGTCAGCCCAAGGCCATCCTGGGACGCCATCGCAGCCTCGCGCACTTCCTCACGTGGCTCCGCACCGCTCTCCACGTGCAGCCCGGCGACCGGATCGGGCACCTGGCCGGCGTGGGATTCGACGTCACCCTGCGCGAAGTCCTGCTTCCGCTTTCCGCGGGCGCCACCCTCTGCCTTCCCCCGCCCGCGCCCCTGCCACCCGGCCAGGCCCTGGCGTGGCTCGCCGACAACCGGATCACGCTGCTGCACGCGGTCCCCACCGTCGCCCGCGCCTGGCTCCATGCAACCGACGGACGCCTCCAGCTACCGCTGCTGAGGGCGGTGCTATTCAGCGGGGAGCCGCTCACCGACACCCTGGTCGCCCGCTGGCGGACGCACCTGGACTACCGGGGCGAGATCATCAACCAGTACGGGCCGACCGAGACCACCCTCATCCGGTGCTGGCACCGTGTCGAAGACCCGGTACCGGGCATCCAGCCGCTGGGCCGCCCGATCCCCGGCAGCGAGGCCTGGGCGGAGGACCCCCCAGGCACACGGGTCCCTCCCGGTGCACCCGGCGAGATCGTGCTGCGCACCATGTACGGCACCAGCGGCTACCTCCGCGCCAGCGAAGAAGAAGATGCCCGGTTCACCTTCGGACCCGACGGCGAGGTCATCTACCGCACCGGCGACCTCGGGCACATGGACGCGGACGGCACCCTGCACTTCCACGGCCGTCGGGACGACCAGGTCAAGATCTACGGCGTGCGAGTCCACCTGCACGCCGTCGAAGCCGTCCTCGAAGCGCAGCCCGGCATCCACCAGGCGGCCGTGACCGCCCAGGCGGACGCCGACGGCGGCGCGCCACGTCTGACCGCCCATCTGGTTCTCGCGCCCGGATGCGACGCGATCCCCGGAGGGCTGCGCGCCGCCCTCCTCCAGGACCTCCCGGCGGCCGCCGTACCGGCCCGCTTCCTCACGGTCGACGCACTGCCCCGCACGAACTCCAGCGGCAAGCTCGACCGCTCCCGACTGACCAACCCGTCCCCGTCCGGCAGCTGA
- a CDS encoding endonuclease/exonuclease/phosphatase family protein, translated as MPTPAALDEYDEPVVRIITLNLEKDGGEDHENGEHPHRWRAAHEELLAPRRPDVILRQEATYSHLHDQRRLRAAEGILGMRGFLSPNGSGRNPTALFLRPETFPQAQRLEQLRYWRTPPTIVVTQLAEVPEVDVVVTSWHAAFNSPRGREREAEELTALADKMKKGTAFVGGGDCNEYPLAHGETVAHIDWASPDVTDRAHIRHRTNAGPGGTRVSCTYLDDTLLGCGLHDPARYAAHELGMADALDPTAGHAAEGQGGGRRIDRIYLDPWMVQAVLAARVLDTTGLSDHHAVEVVLSRRKLAEALRREFASLPPSSALTHSADAGAPSTTSPEGMAHA; from the coding sequence TTGCCCACACCTGCGGCGCTCGACGAGTACGACGAGCCGGTCGTGCGAATCATCACCCTCAACCTGGAGAAGGACGGCGGAGAAGACCACGAGAACGGCGAGCACCCGCACAGGTGGCGGGCTGCCCACGAGGAGCTCCTCGCGCCCCGGCGCCCCGACGTGATCCTCCGCCAGGAAGCCACCTACAGCCACCTCCACGACCAGCGCCGCCTCCGCGCGGCAGAGGGCATCCTCGGGATGAGGGGCTTCCTCAGCCCGAACGGGTCGGGCCGCAACCCCACCGCCCTCTTCCTGCGCCCCGAGACTTTCCCGCAGGCCCAGCGCCTGGAGCAACTGCGGTACTGGCGGACGCCGCCCACCATCGTCGTCACCCAGCTCGCCGAGGTTCCGGAAGTCGACGTGGTCGTCACCTCGTGGCACGCCGCCTTCAACTCGCCCCGCGGACGGGAACGCGAAGCCGAGGAACTCACGGCCCTCGCCGACAAGATGAAGAAGGGGACAGCGTTCGTCGGCGGCGGGGACTGCAACGAGTATCCCCTTGCCCATGGCGAGACGGTCGCGCACATCGACTGGGCGAGCCCAGACGTCACGGACCGGGCCCACATCCGGCACCGCACCAACGCCGGGCCCGGCGGGACCCGCGTCAGCTGCACGTACCTCGACGACACCCTGCTGGGATGCGGTCTGCACGATCCAGCCCGATACGCCGCCCACGAGCTGGGGATGGCCGACGCGCTGGATCCCACCGCCGGACACGCAGCCGAAGGCCAGGGCGGCGGGCGACGCATCGACCGGATCTACCTCGACCCCTGGATGGTGCAGGCGGTCCTCGCGGCTCGCGTTCTGGACACCACGGGGCTTTCGGACCATCACGCGGTCGAAGTCGTTCTGTCGCGCCGCAAGTTGGCTGAGGCCCTTCGGCGTGAGTTCGCCTCGCTCCCTCCCAGCTCGGCTCTTACCCACTCCGCGGACGCGGGCGCCCCGTCAACCACCAGCCCGGAAGGGATGGCTCACGCATGA
- a CDS encoding endonuclease/exonuclease/phosphatase family protein — MSTAPLTLLSWNFENNGKKDPARRQAGDELLKSLNPDLVFRQELWDADENGRTVFNAQARALGMHGELGDGSCTAVFINPKRFSVVRDWTQSRGPQFVLPPTALTLRYEEAGPDALPFIAVSYHLNYASPAQRLLEAEWLTTWADKGWTTPDGTRVTLPAVFAGDNNSFPAPGADGDPALPELLAIKNAPHRLHRSYPGPDGARVPDTRPDAALYTAGLEDVARYWAATQNGTAAAVSRTVDACDTHGPDSRIDRAYATPELLPAVDEVDVIEVDADLSDHHILRIRMNAGRLAEILNRAAA; from the coding sequence ATGAGCACCGCACCGCTGACCCTGCTCAGCTGGAATTTCGAGAACAACGGCAAGAAGGACCCGGCCCGACGGCAGGCCGGTGACGAGCTGCTGAAATCGCTCAACCCCGACCTCGTCTTCCGCCAGGAGCTCTGGGACGCCGACGAAAACGGCCGCACGGTCTTCAACGCGCAGGCCCGCGCGCTCGGCATGCACGGCGAACTCGGCGACGGCTCCTGCACCGCCGTGTTCATCAACCCCAAGCGGTTCTCCGTCGTGCGGGACTGGACGCAGAGCCGGGGCCCCCAGTTCGTACTGCCCCCCACCGCCCTCACCCTCCGCTACGAGGAAGCCGGCCCCGACGCACTCCCCTTCATCGCGGTGTCCTACCACCTCAACTACGCCAGCCCCGCCCAGCGCCTGCTGGAAGCCGAGTGGCTGACCACCTGGGCCGACAAAGGGTGGACCACACCCGACGGCACGCGCGTCACCCTGCCCGCGGTCTTCGCCGGGGATAACAACTCGTTCCCGGCCCCCGGGGCAGACGGGGACCCGGCGCTCCCGGAACTGCTCGCCATCAAGAACGCTCCGCACCGCCTCCACCGCTCGTATCCCGGCCCGGACGGCGCCCGCGTGCCGGACACCCGCCCCGATGCCGCTCTGTACACGGCGGGACTCGAGGACGTGGCTCGCTACTGGGCAGCCACCCAGAACGGCACCGCGGCCGCAGTTTCCCGCACCGTGGACGCCTGCGACACCCACGGGCCCGACAGCCGCATCGATCGCGCCTACGCCACCCCCGAACTGCTGCCCGCGGTGGACGAGGTCGACGTGATCGAGGTCGACGCCGACCTGTCCGACCACCACATCCTGCGGATCCGGATGAACGCCGGACGCCTCGCAGAGATCCTCAACCGCGCAGCAGCGTAG
- a CDS encoding NDP-sugar synthase has protein sequence MKALVLAAGQGSRLGRWTPALPKPFAPVANRPVLAWVLEHLDTADVEEIGVIVPGNSLALYEQAFGTRTVAGTPVTWLPEHMPLGTGGCLRDQAAFFAGAPAVIVPADIISSVDLRVLIAHHARTGAAVTVAAVPRDGEVWQGDVLVPDPDEPDRAAAYAFKPQPGSGTRLGSTGAWLVDPAVFPHIPKGRFCDFSSEVLPRLTGLGMPLGLFDAGAGVYLRDIGTPAKLLTGNQEAVRGLTPAAPRPLSGPAPLIGDGAKVDDQVAIGPGARIGAGTSVVGPSVIGANAEIGPGAVVTASVILPGGRVSAGSRIEAEVVGTGEQALQALLDYAPFGGTR, from the coding sequence ATGAAGGCGCTGGTACTGGCCGCCGGCCAAGGCAGCCGGCTCGGCCGGTGGACGCCCGCTCTGCCCAAACCCTTTGCTCCGGTGGCCAACCGCCCGGTGCTCGCCTGGGTGCTGGAGCACCTGGACACCGCAGATGTCGAGGAGATCGGCGTCATCGTGCCCGGCAACTCCCTGGCCCTGTACGAGCAGGCCTTCGGCACGCGCACCGTCGCGGGCACGCCGGTGACCTGGCTTCCCGAGCACATGCCGCTGGGCACGGGTGGCTGCCTGCGCGATCAGGCAGCGTTCTTCGCCGGGGCACCGGCCGTGATCGTGCCCGCGGACATCATCTCCAGCGTCGACCTGCGCGTCCTGATCGCCCATCACGCCCGGACGGGCGCGGCGGTGACGGTGGCGGCGGTGCCCCGGGACGGAGAGGTGTGGCAGGGCGATGTCCTGGTCCCGGATCCCGACGAGCCAGACCGTGCTGCCGCGTACGCGTTCAAACCGCAGCCCGGCTCCGGGACGCGGCTGGGGTCCACCGGGGCGTGGCTCGTCGACCCGGCGGTCTTCCCTCACATACCCAAGGGCCGGTTCTGCGACTTCTCCAGCGAAGTCCTCCCCCGACTGACCGGCCTTGGGATGCCTCTCGGCCTGTTCGACGCCGGCGCCGGGGTGTACCTGCGAGACATCGGCACCCCGGCGAAGCTGCTGACCGGCAACCAGGAAGCCGTACGCGGGCTCACGCCCGCCGCACCGCGCCCGCTGTCCGGCCCGGCTCCGCTCATAGGTGACGGCGCCAAGGTCGATGACCAGGTAGCAATCGGGCCGGGGGCCCGGATCGGCGCCGGCACGAGCGTCGTCGGCCCCTCCGTCATCGGGGCGAATGCCGAGATCGGCCCCGGAGCGGTCGTGACGGCATCCGTCATCCTCCCCGGCGGGCGCGTCTCGGCCGGGTCCCGCATCGAGGCGGAGGTCGTCGGGACGGGCGAGCAAGCCCTCCAGGCGCTGCTGGACTACGCCCCCTTCGGAGGCACACGGTGA
- a CDS encoding N-acetylglucosamine kinase yields the protein MTRPPHALPWLLLEGGGSHTWAATANGDTILATTEGPSTNPRSVGEKRAVHRLVDLIDRVWDDPGTAPMGVVAAHGAASTRAAAGDFAALVRRALSSVGPMAAPVLVTNDLTPLLLSAKGPVCVVNCGTGTGFAARNGARWARSSGLEWLLSDEGGGHDLGTAGLRAAVRSLDGRGPDTTLTGLARQWCADGAHAGGGLGEGLFFHVYRAEGTKPLVASFAQHVLEAAEDGDTVAGQLVERAAAELTVGAAAVCRTTGITTGTDYTLLLSGSLLTEATLLRGHFMSWAHENLPPAALLQHTPKGRPEDLLHLRDLWLTPDALTPLAAALPTHADPAPPAAGGTRS from the coding sequence ATGACCCGCCCACCACACGCCCTGCCCTGGCTGCTGCTCGAAGGAGGCGGCAGCCACACCTGGGCAGCCACTGCCAACGGCGACACGATCCTCGCCACCACCGAGGGGCCATCCACCAACCCGCGGTCGGTCGGTGAGAAGCGTGCCGTGCACAGGCTCGTCGACCTCATCGATCGGGTCTGGGACGATCCAGGCACGGCCCCGATGGGCGTCGTCGCCGCGCACGGCGCTGCCTCCACTCGCGCGGCGGCCGGGGACTTCGCCGCCCTGGTACGCCGCGCTCTGTCCAGTGTCGGTCCGATGGCCGCGCCGGTGCTGGTCACCAACGACCTCACCCCTCTTCTTCTGTCCGCAAAGGGCCCGGTGTGCGTGGTCAACTGCGGCACCGGTACCGGGTTCGCCGCACGCAACGGCGCCCGCTGGGCGCGCTCTTCGGGTCTGGAGTGGCTGCTGTCCGACGAAGGCGGAGGCCACGACCTGGGCACCGCGGGGCTGCGCGCCGCTGTCCGCTCCCTGGACGGACGGGGCCCGGACACCACGCTCACCGGCCTGGCCCGCCAGTGGTGTGCCGACGGGGCCCATGCTGGAGGAGGCCTCGGAGAGGGTCTTTTCTTCCACGTCTACCGCGCGGAGGGCACCAAGCCGCTCGTCGCCTCCTTCGCCCAGCACGTCCTGGAGGCAGCCGAGGACGGCGACACCGTGGCCGGCCAGCTCGTCGAGAGAGCCGCCGCCGAACTGACTGTCGGGGCGGCCGCGGTGTGCCGGACCACCGGAATCACCACCGGCACGGACTACACCTTGTTGCTGTCCGGCTCCCTGCTGACAGAAGCAACCCTCCTGCGCGGGCACTTCATGTCCTGGGCCCACGAAAACCTTCCGCCCGCCGCCCTCCTCCAGCACACCCCCAAGGGACGGCCGGAGGACCTGCTGCACCTACGGGATCTGTGGCTGACACCGGACGCACTGACGCCGCTGGCAGCAGCGCTGCCGACCCATGCCGACCCCGCTCCTCCAGCAGCCGGAGGAACTCGCTCGTGA
- a CDS encoding 3-dehydroquinate synthase family protein produces MSAPASSSRLAVDAADDIFTVTAHRADTYRIHLAQGLTTDGLSNHLGSLATQLEAPEIVIVIDTGAAEHHLGAITAAVVRTGLRFCTVPVPAGEHSKSPEGLNNLIRALHHHGATRRTLLLGVGGGVVCDLVTAAAALYMRGVPYALVPTTVLAQVDAAIGGKGGIDYDAVKNLLGAFHHPAGVYIDPSLTSTLPDRHIRAGLAEVIKVALITDPRLFARLEKSANPLPDGQALTAIVRDAIGAKLMLLAPDPFEQKDLRRLLNLGHCVGHPYEAATGYRILHGEAVAAGTAVAAAHAYLTGESELEDRDRVLNLLAAYQLPVTIPDEMRDAVWDGIARVRRVRNGPLHLVLPHRPGHCSITDDIDRPAFDKALNDLAARP; encoded by the coding sequence GTGAGCGCCCCGGCCTCCTCGTCCCGGCTGGCCGTCGACGCCGCCGACGACATCTTCACCGTCACCGCCCACCGGGCCGACACGTACCGCATCCACCTGGCTCAAGGGCTCACCACCGACGGGCTCAGCAACCATCTCGGTTCGCTCGCCACCCAGTTGGAGGCGCCAGAGATCGTCATCGTGATCGATACGGGCGCGGCCGAGCACCACCTGGGCGCCATCACCGCCGCCGTGGTGCGCACCGGGCTGCGGTTCTGCACCGTGCCGGTCCCGGCCGGGGAGCACAGCAAGTCCCCCGAAGGCCTGAACAACCTGATCCGCGCCCTGCACCACCACGGAGCGACCCGCCGCACGCTGCTCCTGGGCGTGGGGGGCGGCGTGGTGTGCGACCTGGTCACGGCCGCCGCGGCGCTCTACATGCGGGGCGTGCCGTACGCGCTGGTGCCCACCACGGTCCTGGCCCAGGTCGACGCTGCGATCGGCGGCAAGGGAGGCATCGACTACGACGCGGTCAAGAACCTGCTCGGCGCCTTCCACCATCCCGCCGGGGTCTACATCGACCCATCGCTGACCTCCACCCTCCCCGACCGGCACATCCGGGCCGGGCTCGCCGAAGTGATCAAGGTTGCGCTGATCACCGACCCCCGGCTCTTCGCGCGTCTGGAGAAGTCCGCGAACCCTCTGCCGGACGGCCAGGCGCTGACCGCAATCGTGCGCGACGCGATCGGGGCGAAGCTGATGCTGCTCGCCCCGGACCCTTTCGAGCAGAAGGACCTGCGGAGACTGCTGAACCTCGGGCACTGCGTCGGGCACCCCTACGAGGCAGCCACCGGCTACCGGATCCTGCACGGCGAAGCCGTCGCCGCCGGTACCGCGGTCGCGGCCGCGCACGCCTACCTCACCGGGGAGAGCGAGCTTGAGGACCGCGACCGCGTCCTGAACCTGCTGGCCGCCTACCAGCTGCCCGTCACCATCCCCGACGAGATGCGGGACGCCGTGTGGGACGGCATCGCCAGGGTGCGCCGGGTCCGCAACGGGCCCCTTCACCTCGTTCTCCCGCACCGGCCCGGCCACTGCTCCATCACCGACGACATCGACCGTCCCGCCTTCGACAAGGCCCTCAACGACCTGGCGGCCCGCCCATGA
- a CDS encoding condensation domain-containing protein, giving the protein MADDSSAAPNEFAAVVLRAWAHSLDGGSFSDDDDFFACGGDSLTALAAASEVATATGLDIPALWLYENPRLEDAVRALAAAAEGGLAPIDPQERAGAHPLSFQQEGLLQVMDHIGADHRYQVAYALELPDSVDEGRLVAAITRLASRHPALTTQITGAGELARQEVTGAGELELEPLRAMCPDDAVAATKLWAAASVINLDDPLARFAVIGSGSQRVLALVAHQMVMDPWSWGLLLRDLAVLYDDPDAGGGPALAYSDYARWQRRHLSDAAYEQHLGHWRRTAEAYPSGGVPLPGPRGEVPAAGPAARLPLAVPAEHAQALHTAGQMMGASLFEVLLSLFHLALGRWAGTSDILVASATASRTRPGSENIAGFFVNGRFTRTALEDLRTFGDLIGHVRDRWRAGDRHRELHLEKVLFDLGRPDMANIKFSVNAIPTLTGLTLAGERLRLVSVPGARSARRHISVGLAPDAGGGLSGALTYRTDLLVPAQVRALAQEFSTLCSSAAHAPATARITR; this is encoded by the coding sequence ATGGCGGACGACAGCTCTGCCGCACCGAATGAGTTCGCCGCTGTCGTCCTGCGGGCGTGGGCGCACAGCCTGGACGGCGGCTCCTTCAGCGACGATGACGACTTCTTCGCCTGCGGCGGGGATTCCCTCACCGCTCTGGCGGCGGCAAGCGAAGTGGCCACGGCGACCGGTCTCGACATACCCGCGCTGTGGCTCTACGAGAACCCCCGCCTCGAAGACGCCGTACGGGCGCTGGCCGCCGCCGCCGAAGGCGGTCTGGCCCCGATCGATCCGCAGGAGCGGGCGGGAGCACACCCGCTGTCCTTCCAGCAGGAGGGGCTGCTGCAGGTGATGGACCACATAGGTGCGGACCACCGTTACCAGGTCGCCTACGCCTTGGAACTCCCGGACAGTGTCGACGAAGGACGGCTCGTCGCAGCCATCACCCGTCTCGCGAGCCGACACCCTGCCCTGACAACTCAGATCACCGGCGCCGGCGAGCTCGCCCGGCAGGAGGTCACCGGCGCCGGTGAGCTGGAGCTGGAGCCGTTGCGCGCTATGTGCCCGGACGATGCAGTGGCCGCCACGAAGCTGTGGGCGGCGGCGTCCGTGATCAATCTGGACGATCCGCTCGCCCGGTTCGCCGTGATCGGCTCCGGATCGCAGCGTGTCCTGGCGCTGGTCGCCCATCAGATGGTCATGGACCCCTGGTCGTGGGGCCTGCTCCTACGCGACCTGGCCGTCCTGTACGACGATCCGGATGCCGGGGGCGGCCCCGCCCTGGCCTACTCCGACTACGCGCGCTGGCAACGCCGACATTTGTCGGACGCCGCGTACGAGCAGCACCTCGGCCACTGGCGCCGGACGGCGGAGGCGTATCCCTCCGGCGGAGTGCCGCTGCCCGGACCGCGAGGCGAAGTCCCTGCCGCCGGACCGGCCGCGCGCCTCCCCCTCGCTGTCCCCGCCGAGCACGCCCAGGCGCTGCACACCGCCGGCCAGATGATGGGCGCCTCCCTCTTCGAGGTACTCCTGAGCCTGTTCCACCTCGCGCTCGGCCGGTGGGCTGGCACCTCGGACATCCTCGTGGCCAGCGCCACGGCCAGCAGGACACGCCCCGGGAGCGAGAACATCGCCGGGTTCTTCGTCAACGGCCGCTTCACCCGCACCGCTCTGGAGGACCTGCGGACCTTCGGGGACCTGATCGGTCACGTCCGAGACCGCTGGCGCGCGGGAGACCGTCACCGCGAACTGCACCTGGAGAAGGTCCTGTTCGACCTCGGCCGCCCGGACATGGCGAACATCAAGTTCTCCGTGAACGCGATCCCGACGCTGACCGGCCTGACGCTGGCCGGAGAGCGGCTGCGCTTGGTGTCCGTGCCGGGGGCCCGCAGTGCCCGACGGCACATCAGCGTCGGCCTAGCACCGGATGCCGGAGGCGGCCTGTCCGGAGCACTGACATACCGCACGGACCTCCTCGTCCCGGCACAGGTCCGGGCGCTGGCGCAGGAGTTCTCGACGCTGTGCTCCTCCGCCGCCCACGCGCCAGCGACCGCCCGGATCACCCGCTAG
- a CDS encoding thiamine pyrophosphate-dependent enzyme, translated as MNPPSNTPTTTELSTIAMGLRAFVFAANKHPGGASSATEAITSLFFSGTTALADAGPDKDRLIYSKGHAAAPWYGALWALGAMPGTTWQQAAGFGQVGHPVPRMPVRGAVPGMEMSTGALGQGLSYGVGLALADHRAGRATRTFVLLGDGECTEGQVWEAAMTADRLGLRNLVALVDANGSGSVIKLPREQWAARWEGFGWRTIAVDGHDLGAITAALREDSDRPTAIILNTIKGYGLAAEVEGSNTLSADVAAKHLPDWDTAGLIDAALEAIDRYFPDAAHRRRGQAAPATVPPTRPSRAELLSRVTGYEPGTAVVAKKALGGELAVELAGLPMLWMAPDAIRNSGLLPRMDEVGSWDWHTPDADVLQCAIAEQDAASLAAGAASAGLWPVLFSMEGFYWRMLDQIRESIAFPKVPVLLVGTSGGLGDPLGPMVQSDGCLAALLAIGDLEVFEAADINTAKLLALEALSSGRPAYLRLPHEAVPVRNSLEELAGRPLHEGVFTLVDDPDPDLVILTAGALREHAVEASQILSGRDKRRVRVLEIISTTRFAALTPGRLLELIPAHASAVSIHNAPSSVLGNLLPHARGGIGETRIGVDTYGIAGWPQGALYEAAGLTTDAIVDRIRKEYT; from the coding sequence ATGAATCCCCCCAGCAACACGCCGACCACCACGGAGCTGAGCACCATCGCAATGGGCCTGCGGGCCTTCGTCTTCGCCGCGAACAAGCACCCCGGCGGCGCCTCCTCCGCCACCGAGGCCATCACCTCGCTGTTCTTCTCCGGCACCACGGCCCTCGCCGACGCCGGCCCGGATAAGGACCGCCTGATCTACTCCAAGGGACACGCGGCCGCGCCCTGGTACGGGGCGCTGTGGGCGCTCGGTGCGATGCCCGGAACGACCTGGCAGCAGGCGGCCGGCTTCGGGCAGGTCGGGCACCCCGTGCCACGGATGCCGGTACGCGGCGCGGTCCCGGGCATGGAAATGAGCACCGGGGCGCTGGGCCAAGGACTGTCCTACGGCGTGGGTCTGGCGCTGGCCGACCATCGCGCGGGCCGCGCCACACGGACCTTCGTGCTCCTGGGCGACGGGGAGTGCACCGAGGGCCAGGTGTGGGAGGCGGCGATGACCGCCGACCGGCTGGGACTGCGCAACCTAGTCGCGCTCGTGGACGCCAACGGCTCCGGCAGCGTCATCAAGTTGCCGCGCGAGCAGTGGGCGGCGCGCTGGGAGGGCTTCGGCTGGCGCACGATCGCGGTCGACGGCCACGACCTCGGTGCCATCACCGCGGCGCTGCGCGAGGACAGTGACCGGCCGACGGCGATCATCCTGAACACGATCAAGGGTTACGGCCTGGCCGCCGAGGTCGAGGGGTCCAACACCCTCAGCGCGGACGTGGCTGCCAAGCACCTGCCCGACTGGGACACCGCCGGGCTGATCGACGCGGCGCTGGAGGCCATCGACCGGTACTTCCCCGACGCGGCGCATCGCCGGCGCGGGCAAGCCGCCCCAGCGACCGTGCCGCCCACTCGCCCCAGCCGGGCGGAGCTGCTGTCGAGGGTGACGGGCTACGAGCCCGGTACGGCCGTGGTGGCGAAGAAGGCGCTCGGCGGCGAACTGGCCGTCGAACTGGCCGGCCTGCCGATGCTGTGGATGGCCCCCGACGCCATCCGCAACTCCGGCCTCCTCCCCCGGATGGACGAGGTCGGCTCGTGGGACTGGCACACCCCGGACGCGGACGTCCTGCAGTGCGCGATCGCCGAGCAGGACGCCGCCTCCCTCGCGGCCGGCGCCGCGAGCGCCGGTCTGTGGCCGGTGCTGTTCTCCATGGAGGGGTTCTACTGGCGGATGCTCGACCAGATCCGCGAGTCGATCGCCTTCCCCAAGGTGCCGGTCTTGCTGGTCGGCACCTCTGGCGGCCTCGGCGACCCGCTCGGACCGATGGTCCAGTCCGACGGCTGCCTCGCCGCTCTCCTGGCCATCGGCGACCTGGAAGTCTTCGAGGCCGCCGACATCAACACCGCCAAGCTCCTCGCCCTGGAGGCCCTGTCCTCGGGCCGGCCCGCCTACCTGCGGCTGCCCCATGAGGCGGTCCCCGTACGGAACAGCCTGGAAGAGCTCGCCGGCCGTCCGCTGCACGAGGGCGTGTTCACGCTCGTCGACGACCCCGACCCCGATCTCGTCATCCTGACCGCCGGCGCCCTCCGTGAGCACGCCGTCGAGGCCAGTCAAATCCTGTCCGGCCGGGACAAGCGGCGCGTCCGGGTCCTGGAGATCATCAGCACTACCCGTTTCGCCGCACTTACCCCCGGCCGCCTGCTGGAGCTGATCCCCGCCCACGCCTCCGCGGTCAGCATCCACAACGCGCCGTCCTCCGTGCTCGGCAACCTGCTGCCCCACGCCCGCGGCGGGATCGGCGAGACCCGCATCGGCGTGGACACCTACGGCATCGCCGGATGGCCCCAGGGCGCCCTGTACGAGGCCGCCGGCCTGACCACCGACGCCATCGTCGACCGCATCCGCAAGGAGTACACGTGA